One genomic segment of Gossypium arboreum isolate Shixiya-1 chromosome 3, ASM2569848v2, whole genome shotgun sequence includes these proteins:
- the LOC108484276 gene encoding WD repeat-containing protein LWD1-like: MTATSDPNPEVSDEQQKRSEIYTYEAPWYIYAMNWSVRRDKKYRLAIASLLEQYPNRLQIVQLDDSNGEIRSDPNLSFDHPYPATKTIFIPDKDCQKPDLLATSSDFLRIWRISDDGSRVDLKSLLNGNKNSEFCGPLTSFDWNEAEPKRIGTSSIDTTCTIWDIEKETVDTQLIAHDKEVYDIAWGGVGVFASVSADGSVRVFDLRDKEHSTIIYESSEPDAPLVRLGWNKQDPRYMATIIMDSAKVVVLDIRFPTLPVVELRRHQASVNAVAWAPHSSCHICTAGDDSQALIWDLSSMGQPVEGGLDPILAYTAGAEIEQLQWSSSQPDWVAIAFSTKLQILRV; encoded by the coding sequence ATGACGGCCACCAGCGATCCGAACCCCGAAGTTTCCGACGAGCAGCAAAAACGATCGGAGATATACACATATGAAGCTCCCTGGTACATCTACGCTATGAATTGGAGCGTCCGCCGCGACAAAAAGTACCGACTCGCCATCGCCAGCCTCCTCGAGCAATACCCTAACCGTCTCCAGATTGTTCAACTCGACGACTCCAATGGCGAAATCCGGTCGGATCCCAACCTCTCCTTCGACCATCCCTATCCCGCTACTAAGACCATCTTCATTCCCGACAAGGATTGCCAGAAACCCGATCTTCTCGCTACCTCCTCCGATTTTCTCCGCATATGGCGGATCTCGGATGACGGTTCCCGCGTTGACCTCAAATCGCTCCTTAATGGCAATAAGAACAGTGAATTTTGCGGTCCTCTTACGTCTTTCGACTGGAACGAGGCGGAGCCGAAACGAATCGGGACTTCCTCCATTGATACGACTTGCACTATTTGGGATATCGAGAAGGAAACAGTGGATACCCAGTTAATTGCCCACGATAAGGAGGTTTACGACATCGCTTGGGGCGGAGTTGGGGTTTTCGCTTCCGTCTCAGCCGACGGTTCCGTTAGGGTTTTCGATTTACGCGACAAGGAACATTCGACGATCATCTACGAGAGTTCGGAGCCGGACGCGCCGCTGGTGCGGTTGGGGTGGAACAAGCAGGACCCCAGATATATGGCGACCATTATAATGGATAGTGCCAAGGTGGTTGTTTTGGATATCCGTTTCCCGACGTTGCCGGTGGTTGAGTTGCGGAGACACCAGGCGAGCGTCAATGCCGTCGCTTGGGCTCCCCATAGTTCCTGCCACATTTGCACTGCCGGCGATGATTCTCAGGCGTTGATTTGGGATTTGTCTTCGATGGGTCAGCCTGTTGAAGGTGGGCTTGACCCTATTCTTGCATACACAGCTGGGGCCGAAATTGAACAGTTGCAATGGTCGTCGTCTCAGCCTGATTGGGTGGCCATTGCCTTCTCCACTAAGCTTCAGATTCTAAGGGTATGA
- the LOC108486290 gene encoding uncharacterized protein LOC108486290 has translation MAKRSNSCSLRYEKDQLGCMWGLISMLDFRHSRSTRRLLSDRRRGDRNAVGAPNTRNKPETLTSSAEDCPRSLDGEKERTVIDACKPSVKKLLEEEMSGEVAKKEASNSEVEVKQFYSGEGGNGRKNWNRKNKTCKKSSSSSLHMDVAENLVPERSRQHKPEQQTTSNLDMDNLMEEFFRKIHQKRVNCMNHDQLEQNPKSYGSEESLNEAIKVLVSQKFLIGNQLTEDGELLASNGVMDALPISSLDEELFLKLLPDLNLLKYVQDLPDAHLKDEESKPLAESNFSDMESTGLRQRNEPVNRKQRNFFRRKLKSQERELSDGNKASQASNKIVVLKPGSTCLQTPETGSSLDSPSDSQYIISHREPNEKVGSHFFLAEIKRKLKHAMGRDQQRIPTNGISEKFPAEQQNSEDSGRVKEYFGMNSPTKDQFFIVRIGRPSIDVAKGEKTSKLKGSELSTEYETIDFSMKRVSNIYIEAKKHLSDLLTNEDQNEDLLSTQVPKTLGRILSLPEYNTSPVGSPGRNLEHSFTTAQMRFAGSDKLQMVSENDRFVSLLRMRAEKTDGQLCISENKSDDEVESDNAISNNLDTSVNNDKEDPIFCSIKDELSSKESVSIVKATEMMVHEGSKSLDISSETSDSSIITDDKNVDIYEVCDEKQNPWYLKQDSSEVDQQPFSPLSSPSDSSVMKKVEHLESVTDIPERSSPVSVLDSIFADDLISPASIRTYSGETSIQPLRIRFEEHDSLATNQSNRIKTCMADKESIFEHIKAVLQASSFSWDKVYIRSLSSDLLIDPLLVDEVEYLPNQLCQDQKLLFDCINEVVREVCEYYFGSPSVSFVKPNIRPIPNMKNTIQEVWEGVYWHLLPTPLPCTLDLIVRKDLAKTGTWMDLQHDTGYIGVEIGEAIFEDLVEDTITSYINGSWECEYNVLPA, from the exons ATGGCCAAAAGATCAAATAGTTGTTCTCTACGATACGAAAAGGATCAGTTGGGCTGTATGTGGGGCTTGATTAGTATGCTTGACTTCCGCCATAGTCGATCAACTCGCAGACTGCTTTCTGATAGAAGGCGCGGGGACAGAAATGCAGTTG GTGCTCCAAATACAAGAAATAAACCTGAAACGTTGACTAGTTCCGCTGAAGATTGTCCCAGATCACTT GATGGTGAAAAGGAAAGAACAGTTATTGATGCATGTAAGCCAAGTGTGAAGAAACTCCTAGAAGAGGAAATGTCTGGAGAGGTTGCAAAGAAAGAAGCAAGTAATAGTGAAGTTGAAGTGAAACAGTTCTATTCTGGGGAAGGAGGCAATGGAAGGAAAAATTGGAACAGAAAAAACAAAACTTGCAAGAAAAGTTCCAGTAGCAGTCTTCATATGGATGTTGCTGAGAACTTGGTACCGGAAAGATCTAGGCAGCATAAACCAGAGCAACAAACTACAAGCAATCTCGATATGGATAATCTAATGGAAGAGTTTTTCCGGAAAATCCATCAGAAAAGAGTCAATTGCATGAATCATGACCAGCTTGAGCAAAATCCGAAGAGCTATGGTTCTGAAGAAAGTTTGAATGAGGCAATCAAGGTCTTAGTGAGTCAGAAGTTTCTTATTGGGAACCAACTTACAGAAGATGGGGAACTCCTAGCCTCGAACGGAGTCATGGATGCACTACCCATTTCAAGTTTAGATGAGGAATTGTTTTTGAAACTTTTACCTGATCTGAACTTGTTGAAATACGTTCAAGACTTGCCAGATGCTCATTTAAAGGATGAAGAGTCTAAGCCTCTTGCTGAATCAAACTTTTCAGACATGGAATCCACTGGTTTAAGACAACGCAATGAGCCTGTTAATAGAAAGCAGCGTAATTTCTTTAGAAGAAAACTGAAATCTCAGGAAAGAGAACTTTCAGATGGAAATAAGGCTTCTCAAGCTTCAAATAAAATTGTAGTTTTGAAGCCTGGGTCAACATGCTTGCAAACTCCTGAAACTGGAAGCAGCCTTGACTCACCTTCAGATTCTCAGTACATTATCAGTCATCGGGAGCCAAATGAGAAAGTTGGTTCCCACTTTTTTCTTGCTgagataaaaagaaagttgaaacATGCCATGGGAAGAGACCAACAAAGAATCCCCACAAATGGTATATCTGAAAAATTTCCAGCTGAGCAACAAAATTCAGAGGACAGTGGCAGAGTTAAGGAATATTTTGGGATGAATTCTCCAACAAAAGACCAATTCTTTATTGTAAGAATTGGCAGACCTTCCATTGATGTTGCAAAAGGAGAAAAAACAAGCAAGCTAAAGGGCTCCGAACTAAGCACGGAATATGAGACTATTGATTTTTCCATGAAAAGGGTCTCGAACATCTATATCGAGGCCAAGAAACATCTCTCTGATCTGCTAACAAACGAGGATCAAAATGAGGATCTTTTGAGTACACAGGTTCCAAAAACCTTAGGTAGGATTCTTTCTCTTCCTGAGTATAATACATCCCCTGTCGGCAGCCCTGGTCGGAACTTGGAGCATAGTTTTACAACTGCGCAGATGAGATTTGCAGGCTCGGACAAATTGCAAATGGTGAGTGAAAATGATCGGTTTGTCAGCCTTCTAAGGATGAGGGCAGAGAAGACCGATGGCCAGCTTTGCATTTCTGAAAACAAAAGCGATGATGAAGTTGAAAGCGATAATGCAATTTCAAACAACCTTGACACTAGTGTGAATAATGACAAAGAGGATCCAATTTTTTGTTCTATAAAAGATGAATTGAGTTCCAAAG AGTCTGTGAGTATTGTTAAAGCTACTGAAATGATGGTTCATGAAGGAAGCAAGTCACTGGATATTTCTTCAGAGACGAGCGACTCTTCAATTATCACAGATGATAAAAATGTTGATATATATGAAGTTTGTGATGAAAAACAAAATCCTTGGTACTTGAAACAG GATTCATCGGAAGTGGACCAACAGCCTTTTTCTCCATTATCATCTCCATCAGACTCATCAGTCATGAAAAAGGTTGAACATTTGGAGAGTGTTACTGATATACCAGAGCGCTCAAGCCCCGTATCTGTTCTTGACTCAATATTCGCAGATGATCTTATCAGCCCCGCAAGCATCAGAACTTATTCCG GCGAAACATCCATTCAACCATTAAGAATTCGATTCGAAGAACATGACTCTTTGGCCACAAATCAGAGCAATCGAATTAAAACTTGTATGGCTGATAAGGAATCAATATTTGAGCACATAAAGGCAGTGCTGCAAGCCTCAAGTTTCAGCTGGGACAAAGTCTATATCCGGTCACTTTCTTCAGACCTGCTTATCGACCCATTGTTGGTTGACGAGGTGGAATACTTGCCCAACCAGCTTTGTCAAGACCAAAAACTGCTCTTTGATTGCATTAACGAAGTAGTCAGAGAGGTTTGTGAGTACTATTTTGGTTCCCCTAGTGTTTCATTTGTTAAACCCAATATTCGTCCTATCCCAAACatgaaaaatacaattcaagAAGTCTGGGAGGGAGTTTATTGGCATTTGCTCCCAACTCCATTGCCTTGTACTCTGGACCTGATAGTCCGAAAAGACCTGGCTAAGACTGGAACATGGATGGACCTTCAACATGACACTGGTTATATTGGTGTTGAGATTGGTGAAGCCATCTTCGAAGATTTAGTGGAAGACACCATAACAAGCTACATAAATGGAAGTTGGGAATGTGAATATAATGTGCTTCCAGCTTAG